A genome region from Rickettsiales endosymbiont of Stachyamoeba lipophora includes the following:
- a CDS encoding class I SAM-dependent DNA methyltransferase, with protein sequence MVDWFDEHRSRDLFEKAWLDKAIALLSKNPHILDLGCGMGDPIIPYFLEKGCAVTGVDGSAKLIALAKSRHLEVKFIISDMRGLNLAQKFDLVIAWHSFFHLSQDEQRAMFKTFTSHLKSGGALLFTSGTEAGEEWSNNGGENLYHASLSPVEYKEILKQHGFTVIDYKISDPECGYATFWLAKLEK encoded by the coding sequence ATAGTTGATTGGTTCGATGAGCATCGTAGCAGGGATCTATTCGAAAAAGCTTGGCTAGATAAAGCAATTGCTTTGCTTTCTAAAAATCCGCATATTCTAGACTTAGGCTGTGGTATGGGCGATCCTATAATACCTTACTTTTTAGAAAAAGGTTGTGCTGTAACTGGCGTAGATGGTAGCGCGAAACTCATAGCCCTTGCAAAATCACGCCACCTTGAGGTCAAATTCATTATTAGTGATATGCGAGGCTTAAATCTTGCTCAAAAATTCGATTTAGTTATTGCATGGCACAGCTTTTTCCATTTATCCCAAGATGAGCAGCGAGCAATGTTTAAAACGTTCACCTCGCATTTAAAGTCTGGAGGTGCTTTACTGTTTACATCAGGGACAGAGGCTGGAGAAGAATGGAGCAATAATGGTGGCGAGAATCTTTATCATGCTTCACTTTCACCTGTTGAGTATAAAGAAATATTAAAACAACATGGATTTACGGTGATTGATTACAAGATCTCCGATCCGGAGTGTGGGTATGCTACCTTTTGGCTAGCAAAGCTAGAGAAGTAG
- a CDS encoding GNAT family N-acetyltransferase translates to MDSTPVTAITLSINNNIAKIDDVGTLPQYQGKGYASIMIKYALNKAKECGVDYCFLEASKAGLSVDKKIGFNELFSNKIFGLK, encoded by the coding sequence ATGGATTCAACCCCTGTAACTGCTATCACTCTCTCTATTAATAATAACATAGCAAAAATTGATGATGTAGGAACTCTACCTCAATACCAAGGTAAAGGATATGCAAGCATTATGATAAAATATGCTCTAAATAAGGCAAAAGAATGTGGAGTAGATTACTGTTTTTTAGAGGCTTCTAAAGCTGGGCTTAGTGTTGATAAAAAGATTGGTTTTAATGAGCTGTTTAGTAATAAGATTTTTGGCTTAAAATAA
- a CDS encoding excalibur calcium-binding domain-containing protein: protein MISCSEAMYYFQNCGLSSLDRDKDDVPCKKLCR from the coding sequence ATGATATCGTGTAGCGAGGCCATGTACTACTTTCAAAACTGCGGTTTATCAAGCCTCGATAGAGACAAAGACGACGTACCTTGCAAGAAATTGTGTAGGTAA
- a CDS encoding nucleoside triphosphate pyrophosphohydrolase — protein MKQKYTFIFNKLVRDNIPEIMETLGAELISKTLSPDDYISKLKSKLLEESTEVLKSQSKEELIEEIADVFEVLYCLMLANNISMEDVESIRASKNESKGSFKKAKFIDKVFVNQDFKFLEYYRSKPDEYPELV, from the coding sequence ATGAAACAAAAATATACTTTTATCTTTAACAAACTTGTTAGAGATAATATACCTGAAATTATGGAGACATTAGGTGCAGAGTTAATATCTAAGACTTTATCTCCTGATGATTATATTTCAAAATTAAAGAGTAAACTTTTAGAAGAATCTACTGAAGTCTTAAAATCCCAAAGCAAAGAAGAGTTAATTGAAGAGATTGCAGATGTATTTGAGGTACTATATTGTCTTATGCTAGCTAATAATATTTCAATGGAAGATGTTGAATCAATTAGAGCTTCCAAAAATGAATCTAAAGGTAGCTTCAAAAAGGCAAAATTTATAGATAAAGTTTTTGTAAATCAAGATTTTAAATTCTTAGAATATTATCGTTCCAAACCTGATGAGTATCCCGAGTTAGTTTAA